GCTCGAAGACGTATTGAGCCTGACGCACTGATCATAATAGGCGCGGCCATTGCTCAGGTTCAGCACCCCGGCATCATGCTTCGCCACACTCTGCTGCGCCGTCAGGGCATCGACCTGGCGGCCAAGCGCCTCCTTCACCGAACCTGAAACAATGGCTGTGGCCTGCGCCTGCCAGTCACCAGCAATCCCCTTGGCCGCCGTGCGCGTCACCAGCGAGGTGACCAGGCCGGAGGTCGCCGGATCGGCGTCGCGCAGAGCGGTCAGCGCCGCGATCGTCTTGCTCATGATGAAATCGGGCGGCACCACGCCGCGCGCGAAATCGGCTTTCGCCCGCGCCGTTTCCTGATCGAGCACCCCCGCCCAGGCCGACAGGCGGCTGAGATAGGCTTGCGCGTCACTGGCATTTTCAATGGTATGCTGGCTATCGAGAAAGTCCGGAATATACTGCCACGATCCCGAAAGCTGGCTGATGACATAGGGATTGGGGAACCCGCCGCTCCACGACCCGCCGCAGGGCGCGCTGTCGCCGAAGGTAAAATTGCGCGCCAGGGCCAGTTGATTGCTGTTGTCCCACAGCACGGCGTCATAATTGACCCGATCAGTCGCCGCCAGTTGGTCGCGCGGAATGGCGCTCAGTCGATCCACCGCCCTTTGCAGCCGCGTGACATGCGCCGCCTGCGCGGTGGCGCTGCGGTCATCGAGCTTCGCTTTCAGGGCGGCGAATTCGCCATATTCCGGCTTGTCGAGCCCGGCATAGGTGGCCAGAACCGGCGAGGCCAGCAGCATATCGCGCAATATCGCGCCGAAGGCCGCGGTCAGGGCCTGGGCCACTTCCGGCGGCGTCACATCGGGGATCGGCGGGGGCGGCGGCTCCACCGGCTTTGGGGGCGGCGCCTTCTTCACGGCCTTTTTCGGTGCGGCCTTGCCCCTGGATTTCTTCGTCGTTTTGCTTGATTTTTCTTGCCCGAAGTCTTCTTCGCGGCCGGTTTTTTCTTCTTGGCGGCGGCCAGGGCTTCGGTGGCGGTCAGGCCCAGCAGGGCGCCCAAGGCGCCCACCAGAAAACGACGATCGATCATAAGAACCCACTTTATGGTTTATTATGACGGCGAACCTATGCCGAACTTGTCTCGCCCGCAACCGCCCGCACATGAATAGTTTGTCATCTGACGATCCGCCGCATCATTCCCTTATGGTTTCCTTATGCCACAGATGCTACGAACGCCTTGTTCAGAATCGTTCGCAAAACCGGGAGCCTACGCATGATCCGTTACAGCCTCGCCGCCCTCGCCCTGCTCGCCACACCGGTGCTGGCGCAAACATCGACGCCCCCCGCACCCGCTTCGGATACGCTCACTGGTAAACTGGCCGGCCCTGAGGGTGCCGATATGGGCAGCGTCACCATCACACCGGCGCCGAACGGCGTCATCCTGCGCGTTGAGGCCAAGGGGCTTACCCCCGGCTGGCACGCCATGCACTTCCATGAAAAAGGCGCCTGCTCGGATGAGAAATTCGCCTCGGCCGGCGGCCACGTCCATAATATGACGCCTGTCACCCACGGCCTGCTCAATGCGAACGCCAATGACGCCGGCGACCTGCCCAATATCTTCGCCAATGCCGACGGCACCGCCACGGCGGAGGTTTATTCCAGCTTCGTCAGCGCCCGCGAAGGCGGCAAGCTGCCCGCCCTGATGGATAGCGACGGTTCCGCCGTGGTCATTCACGCCATGGCGGATGACTACACCACCCAGCCGATCGGCGGCGCCGGCGTCCGTGTCGCCTGCGCCGCCCTGCAATAGTTTGATGAAAAGGCGGTGGACCACCACCGCCGCCTTTTGCTAAGACAGAGGCGTCCGGGGGGCAGATCATTTGTAAGGCCGCGCCATGTCCCTCCCCCCGCTTGATCCCGGCACCACCGCCCTCGTTCTGATCGACCTGCAAAAGGGCATCGCCACACCCGGCCGCGCGCCCCATGACAGCACCGACGTGCTAGCCAGGGCCAAATCCCTGGCCGCACAATTTCGCGCCGCCGGCAGCCCGGTTTTCCTCGTTCACGTCTACTGGGCGAAGGACTACAAAGACGCCCTGAACCAGGCGGTTGACCAGCCGGCGCCACTGCCGGCCGATGGCCTGCCACCGGCTTTCTATGAATTTGTCGATGGTCTGAAACAGGACGGCGATATCATCATACACAAGCGCAACTGGGGCGCCTTCCACGGCACGGACCTCGAGCTGCACCTGCGCCGCCGCGGCATCCAGACAATCGTGCTGGCAGGTATCGCCAGCAATATCGGCGTCGAATCCACCGCGCGCGACGCCTGGGAACGCAATTACAGCCTGGTCGTGGTAGAAGACGCCTGCACCACTAATGCCGCCGAGGCCCACGCGGCGGCATTCAAGTACATTTTCCCGCGTATTGCGCGCGTGGTCAAAAGCGAAGAGGTCAGGCTGGCCTGACCGGTTCGTCGTCAGGCGCATCCACTACCGGCGGCTTCAGCCACTGCTTCAGGCGCCGCCGGATCATCTGGCCGCCGACAAACAGCAGCAGGACCACCGCCGCCAACAGCCAGAAGGACAGGCCACGGATCAGCATCTCGTCGGAATGGCCGAAATACCAGGTCACGCCGTCCCGGTAATGCGGCAGCACAAACCCGCCGGGCGCATCGGTTACGTGCGGCCGCACCGCATAGAGATGGCTGATAAACAGCGGCAGACTGATTGCTGGCACGGCCACAAACACAAAAGCCGCCAGCAGACGCCACCAGGCGGCAGCAGGACGGGGCTTGGAAACAGGCGCTTTACTCATGCCCGCACCCTAAGCCGCCCCGCCCTAAAAACTCAATGCGGAACCAATGGCAATGACAACTGCCGCTTCGCCGCCGGAATGACCGGCGCGATCCGCAGCCGCGGCTTGACCACCGCCTTGACCGGATAAAGCGGCCGTTCCGCCCGCTTCGGCCGCGCCAGTACGGATACCCGTGGCGCGACCGGCGGCAGGACCGGCGCCTCGCCATTGATGGCGATCCGCACCATGCCGCCGCACGTCTCATCTCGGCAGCGGTATTTCCATTCGAGCAGGTCGACAAATTCCACGCCTAAGTGCCTGTCGATCAGCCCCTGCACGTTCTCGCTCCATTGCCGCCCGCAGCTCCGGCAGGTGGCGCCAATCCGGGTGTCGCGCGGCAAATCCTTCACCTGCGGCGGACATATATAGGTTTTGGTATCCAGCATGATGAAACATCCTCAAGGGAACAGCCACGCCCCAATGTTCTTATTTTGTTCCATTCTGTGGATAAAGTCAACAGGCAAAACTCTCCTGCCTGCGCTCTAAAATCCGTCAGGTACGTCAATGCCCATTTCACGGGCGCGCGAATGCACCATATCCCGGTGCTCATTGCGGATGCGGTCGCGCTCGGCGTCGCTGCCTGCCGTGCGCATCCGTTCATGAAACTGTAAGCGTTCCTGATCGGTGAGCAGCAGTGACATCAGATAGCGATTCTGCGCAGGTCCGGCCCCCGAGCCCGGACCAAACGGCGCATCAACACCCAGTTCGCGCGCCCGTTCTGCTATGATATTGCGATGCTCGTTACGGATGCGCGTGCGGTCCGCATCCGTCGATGCCTGCTGCATTTCCTGGTGAAAGCGCGAGCGCTCCTCGCTCGTCAGCAGGCTCCAGTTGCTGATCTGGTCGCGCAGAGCCTGATCCGTGCGCAAACGATCCTGATCATTAAGCCTGTCCTGATCCTTGAGCCGATCCTGGTCCTTGAGGCTGTCCTTGTCCTTAAGCCTGTCCTGGTCCTTGAGCCGGTCCTGGTCGGTGGTACGCGTCCCCATGGGCATGTTCATTGCCCCGCCGCGCCCCTGACCACCCCCACCACTACCGCCGCCGCCGCCGCCGCCGCCCTGCGCCTGCGCCTGCGCGGGTTCACCCGCCACCGCTACCATCAATATTGCCGGAATGATCCATAATTTGGCTAAAGACATGCCTTTCTCCTTTCATGCGTGAATACCGCCGGTCGGCAAAATGCCGCAAACTCTGGAGGTATTTCTAATGGAAGGGAGGGCCGGCCGGTTTGACCGCAATCAAGACGGCGGTCATTTCGGGATTACGGCTCCGACCATAAAAAAACGGCCTCAGTTGCCTGGGGCCGTTTAATGATAAGCGAGAGATTTGAGTCGAGTAGCAGGAGGTGAGCGCCAGCAGGTATATCTGGTACCTGCCAGCGAAACCGACGCCCTAATCGACCAAAGATCGATGCTTAGGCGTCTGCCTTAACGCGCTTCTTGCGGAACGACGGGTTCAGCTCCTTCTTGCGCAGGCGGATCGACTTCGGCGTCACTTCCACCAGTTCATCGTCTTCGATATAGGCGATCGCCTGTTCCAGCGTCGGACGGCGCGGCGGCGTCAGGCGGATGGCTTCGTCCGTGCCCGAGGCGCGGATATTGGTCAACTGCTTGGTCTTCATCGGGTTGACGTCGAGGTCATCGGTACGCGAATTTTCGCCGATAATCATGCCCATATAGGTCTTTTCGCCGCCGCCCACGAACATGGTGCCGCGTTCTTCCAGCTTCCACAGCGCAAACGCCGCGGTTTCGCCGTCGCCGTTGGAGACGAGCACGCCCTTGCGGTTCTGGTCGATCAGGCCCTTATAGCCTTCATAGTGCGAGAACACACGGTTCAGCACGCCGGAGCCACGCGTATCGGTCAGGAACTCGCCCTGATACCCGATCAGCGAGCGCGACGGCGACTTCAAGGTGATGCGCGTCTTGCCGGCGCCCGAAGGCCCCATGTCCTTCAGCTCGGCCTTGCGGGCGGAGAGCTTTTCGATGACCACGCCGGTATATTCTTCGTCAACGTCGATCACCACGTCTTCGATCGGCTCCAGCTTCTCACCGGTTTCCGGATCGTTCTTGAAGACCACGCGCGGACGCGAAATGGCCACTTCAAACCCTTCGCGGCGCATGTTTTCGATCAGCACGCCCAGTTGCAGTTCTCCACGGCCGGCCACTTCAAACGCGTCCTTCTCGTCGGTTTCCGTCACGCGGATGGCGACGTTCGATTCGGCTTCACGCAGCAGGCGCTCACGGATAACACGCGACTGCACCTTGGTGCCTTCCTTGCCGGCCAGCGGCGAATCGTTGACCGAAACGGTCATCGAGATGGTGGGCGGATCGATCGGCTGCGCCGGCAGCGCGTCGGTCAGGCTCATGTCGCACAGCGTATCGGCCACGGTCGCCTTGGAAAGGCCGGCAATCGCGCAGATGTCACCGGCTTCGGTGCCTTCGTCGATCGGCTGGCGCTTCAGGCCGCGGAAGGCCAGCACCTTGGTGATGCGGCCGCGCTCGATTTCAACGCCGTCGCGGTTCAGCGCCTTGATGGCCAGGCCCGGAACGGCGCGGCCCGAATTGACGCGGCCGGTCAGGACGCGGCCGAGGAACGGATCGGATTCGATCAGAACGGCCAGCATCTGGAACGGCTTGTCCTTGTTTTCGACCACCTTCGGCGCCGGCACATGTTCCACGATCAGGTCGAAGAGCGGCCCCAGGTTATCCGAAGGCACATTCATGTCCATCGTCGCCCAGCCGTTCTTGCCGGAAGCGTAGATGTGCGGGAAATCAAGCTGCTCGTCGGTCGCGCCCATGGCGGCGAACAGGTCGAAGGCTTCATTGTGGACGCGGTCCGGATCGGCGTGCGGGCGGTCGACCTTATTGATGCAGAGGATCGGACGCAGGCCCAGCTTCAGCGCCTTGCCGAGCACGAACTTGGTCTGCGGCATGACGCCTTCCTCGGCGTCGATCAGGATGACGCAGCCGTCAACCATGCCCAGGATGCGTTCCACTTCGCCGCCGAAGTCGGCGTGGCCCGGCGTGTCGATGATGTTGATGCGGGTCTCGCCCGCCTTGCCGTTCCACAGAACGGAGGTACACTTGGCGAGGATGGTGATGCCGCGCTCGCGCTCCTGGTCGTTTGAGTCCATGGCGCGCTCGACGGTCGCTTCATTGGCGCGGAAAACGCCGGACTGGGCCAGCAGGGCGTCAACGAGAGTGGTCTTGCCATGGTCAACGTGGGCGATGATGGCGATATTACGCAGATTCATAAAGGGCCTTTAAACTGTTTCGCCTCCCCTGTTTACGGGGGAGGTGGCGCGAAGCGCCGGAGGGGGCTTTCATCTTAAGCCTCCCCAACAGGTCAGGGCGGCTTCTGTTTATACCTCCCCAACTTGTTGGGGAGGGGGGACCGCGCCCGTCAGGGCGTGGTGGTGGGGTATCTTGCTTCCCTCTCCTCCCCTGCGAAGCGGGGGAGGTGGCGCGAAGCGACGGAGGGGGCATAAGGCCCTTCCCGCTCCGGATGCCAAAAAAGCCTCTGCGAATTCGGAGAGGCTGCGAGGTGGAGGTGTCTATAGATTTGCGCGCCGTATAACCGAAACCGGCCCAAAAGGCCAGACCACCCGCCAAACTATTTTTCGCGGGTGCGAGAGGCAGGCAGGGGCACGGCCCCTGCACCCGGAAGGTGCTTACAAGCGCCTATTTACATAATACAAATAGCGAACCATCGGATATAGAATAAAGGGAGAGCTTTAGCTCTCCCTGATCCGTAATAAATTCACTTGTTAAGCTGTCGGATCGTATTCTCCGCTTTTGCTATAGCATCCTTTGCAATTTCAAGAGCGGCAATAGCCGCAACAGCTTGTGCTGCTTTCGGGTATGGCCCAGGTGGTGGAAGATCTTGAGAGGATGCCGGTATATCCCCCCGGATGGAGGCCGGCCTCGACACCGACAGCGCGCCGGAAACCGGCGAAGAGACCGACGCCATTGCCCTGAAGCGGCGGCGCGAGCCTGGCGCGCCACGTGCAAATAAAGCCAAAATGACCGCCGCCGCTCCACATCGAAATCTTATTTATTTCGCCAGATCAAAAAGTATATTTTGAAATACGCCTTCATATATTGAGCCCATCCTGCAAATATTTCTTCAATAATAGCGAATTTTATTGCTATTAAACCCCATATATGAGACCCTGAAATATATTCGAAACCAGACCTTTGACTTGTCTGCACGCTCAGGCCTTCTCTCAAGCATCGCAAATTTCGGACCGTGCCGCGCATTCTCGCGCCGCATAACCGCACGATCGTGCGATCTTCAAGGAGCCCCCCATGGCCAACGGTACAGTTAAGTGGTTCAACCCGATCAAGGGTTTTGGTTTCATCCAGCCGACAGACGGCAGCGGCGATGTCTTCGTCCATATCTCGGCAGTCGAAAAGGCCGGTCTGCGCAGCCTGAACGAAGGCCAGTCGATCGCCTACCAGATCGTCAATGAGCGCGGCAAGAACGCCGCGGTTGATCTCAGCACCGTCTGAGCAAAGGAAAGGGCCAGGTTCGGCCACGCCGGACCTGCGCACGCATATCATGACACAAAAGCTTTCATTGGCGGCCCTGCGCTGGGACGACATCTGGCCGACCGCCGGCGAAACCGGACTGAAGCACCAGGTCGTGCCCGTTCGCTTTTGCATCCTGCCGCGCGGCAAATCCTGGCAGGTCTCGCGTAACGCCGCCTTCTGGGGCGTTTTCCAGTCGCGCACCGAAGCCGATAACTCGGTCCGTCAGGCCATGCTGGCCATCTTCACGGCGGGCGGCGCGGCCCAGGTTCGCTTTACCTGACCCCAATTTACCCGCAGACCAAAGACTTGCCGGACGGCCTTTCGCGATCGCGCTCTGGCCGACGCCCGTCCGCTCTGAATAAACAAGAAACCCCACCACCAACGCGCAAGAGCGCGTCGGCCCCCCTCCCCGGCAGAGCCAGGGAGGTATAAGAAATATCATACCTCCCCAATTTATTGGGGAGGGGGACCGCGCCCAGAGGGCGTGGTGGTGGGGTTTCTTGCTTTTTAACCCCTCAGTTCACCCGCTTGACCGAAACCGCCGTCACGATCTCTTCAAGCTGCTCCATCAGGAACGGCTTGCACAACACCTCGTCCATCCCGGCCAGTTGACACAGCCGGCGCGTGCCCATGTCCGAATGTCCGGTGATCCCCACGATCGGCACCGGCGGCACCAGCCCCTCACCTTCCTGGCCGCGGATCGCCTTGGTGGCCATGAGCCCGTCCATGACCGGCATCTCGATATCCATGAGGATCAGCGCATAGGCCGAACGGCCCGACATCTCCAGCGCCTCGCGGCCGTCGCGCGCGCGCTCGACGCCGAAATCCAGCAGGTCCAGCATGGATTCGATGACGAAGGCAGTCTCGTCATTGTCATCGGCCACAAGGACCAGACGGTTTGTCTTGGGACTGAGTTCGCTCATGCGGCACCCTTTTACACTGCCGCGAACATAGCCCGGCGCATGTAAAGGTTCAGTACGGGATGGCTATTGGCGGCCCATGTTTCGATCCGCCCAGGCGATGAAGCTGGCGATATTCGGCGCATCCGTGTGGCCGCCGGTGTGCTGACGCCAGGCCAGTTGGCCATCCAGCAGGTCGGTCAGCGGCGGTGGCATGACGGCGGTTTTGTAGTCATTGCCGACGCCAAGATCCTTCGCGCCGAGCAGCTTCCAGACGCTGCCGGCCGCCACGGTCGCCATATAGCTGCCCTGCTGGTCCAGCCATTTGGCGTCGCCCTGTTCGGGCACGCCGTAGGAGATAAAGACCAGTCGCGGCGCCGCCAGGGCGATCAGTTCGTGGGAATCCACCGGCAGGTCGCCGGCAGTCTGCGGCCCGCCATATTTGAGGAAGTTGCCGGCCATCCAGTGATATTCGCCGGAACCGGTCAAGGATCTCGACCGCCTCGCCGAAATTGCGCCGGTGCGGCTTGGCCCCGCCTTCGCCGGAAGAGCCGATCAGCCCCATGTAAAAGCGCTGATCGAAAGCCATGGTGACCAGCGCCGCCTTGCCGTAGCGCGACACGCCCTCGATGCCGATGTGCGATTTATCCACCTCCGGCCGGGTGGTGAGATAATCGAACACTTGGCCGGCGCCCCAGGCCCAGGCACGCAACGCGCCCCAGTCGTCCGGCTTGCGTGGCTGGCCCTTGTTGACGAGGCCGATGATGCCTTGAGTCAGGCCCGCGCCGTTATCGGCCTGGTAGCTGGTCGGGTTAAGGATAACCACGCCCCAGCCATCGGCCACCAGTTGGTGGATGCGGTCGAGATTGGCGGCCTGCGCCGCGGCCAGAAAGCCCGCCATGCGTGGGTCAAGGTCTTTCGGCGGCGCGGGCGGCACTTTCGGCGCCGGGAACTGGGCCGGCCCCCAGTTGAACATGATCAGCACCGGCGCCGGGGCTTTCGTCTTCGCCGGCAAGATCAGCACGGCGTCGATATCAACGCCGATCGCCGGATAAGCCGAATTATCGACACGCCCCACCAGGCGCGAAGCCAGAATGTCTGTGCCCAGCAGGGTTTCCGCCTCGCTTTCGGTGGTACGCCACGTCACGGCAGGCACATTTGCGGGGATACGGCCATAAACCTCGCGCTCGAAGGCTTCGGCAATCTGCGGCCGCCGTTTTTGCCACCAGTCATCGACCGTAGTGACCTTCCGGCCATTGTCGAGGGTCAGGATATCCGGCCAGTCGGGATAGGGATTGGCCCTGGCTTCGTCATAATTGGCATGGTCCGGCGCCTTTTCATCGCCGTTCGGACCTGGCCGCAGGGTCTGGATACCAAGCTGGTCCATCATGTTGCGGTGGTCCTGCTCAGCGGTAATGGTTTCGGCCGGCGCCGCCCCTGGTAGCGCTAACAAAAAGAGACCCAAAACGACGCTGACAACCGCTTTCATGATATCCTCCGGGCAAATGACGGCGTCATTGGCGCGCCGTCTGCCCCCACCTTTTCATAAAAGGGCTCGCAGGTGAAGACGATAAAGGCGGAAGATGTCCCCACCTTCCGCCTTCCTGTTAGTATCCGGAGCTTGAATAGCTGCTGCTGGAATAGCTGGACGATTCCTCGTGCCAGCCGCCGTCACGGTCACGCCAGCCATAGGCGACCACCTGGCCGATATGCCAGCGGCCGTCATCATCCTGCCAGCCTACGGCGCGCGGACGGCCATAGTGCCACTGGCCCTGGTCGTCGCGCCAGCCTTCGTCGGCATTATACGGGCGGCGGGAACCATATTGCGAACCGGAATTATACCGGTCATCGACATAAGGCCGATCCGACCCATTATTATCGTAAGGCCGGGACTGGTAGTCGCTGTTGTCGCTGTAGGGAACGGTGTTGTATCCGCTGTCGTCCGACTGGCTGTAGCGGCTCGATGGCGCATCATAATAGACGTTGTCGTAATAGCCGCTTTGCGGACGGTCACGGAAGTAAAGTACCTGATAGCCATCGGGCGCCGCCGGTGGCGAATAATACTGCCCCTGGCGATAGGCGTAATAGGCGCCGTTGTAGCACTTCACCGACGACTTGCCGACCTGGTTGCCGATCACGCCGCCGAGCACTGCGCCGCCGACCGTACCGAGACCGCGTTCGTGCTTCGATACCTGGCTGCCGGCCAGGCCGCCGACCACGGCGCCGATCACCGCACCATTGGTGCCGGCATTGTCCTTTTTGGCGTAACAATAACCATCATAGGATCGTGTGTCATACTGGGCGTGAGCCGCGAAGGGCGTGGCCAGGGTGGCCGCCATCAGGCCGAGCACGGCCAGCGAGGGCGCCAGATATTTCTTGTGCTGTGTCATCTCAAGGTTCTCCTCCAGGCGCAAAGCCTTTGCCTGCCAGCCTGAACCCATAAGTATAAGTATGCAATAAGGCGCGCTTGCGGCGGGAATTGGCCTATTCGGCCGATATTTCCAGCGCATTGCGATGCAGGCCGGCCCTGAGCGCGGCCCTGTCCAGTTCGCCTTCCCAGCGCGAAACGACGACGCAGGCCACACCATTGCCAATGAAATTGGTCAGCGCCCGGCATTCGCTCATGAACTTGTCGATGCCGAGTACAATGGCCATGCCGGGCACCAGCGCCGGATTGACCACGGCAAGCGTCGCGCCAAGGGTAATAAAGCCCGCGCCGGTGACGCCGGAAGCGCCTTTCGAAGTCAGCATGGCCACGCCCAGAAGGGTCAGTTGCTGCATCAGGCTGAGGTCATAACCCAGGGCCTGGGCGATAAACAGCGAGGCCAGGGTCATGTAGATATTGGTGCCGTCAAGATTGAACGAATAGCCGGTCGGGATCACCAGCCCCACCACCGGCTTGGAGCAGCCGAGCGCCTCCATCTTGCGCATCAGGTTCGGCAGGGCACTTTCCGAGGACGAGGTGCCGAGCACGATCAGCAGTTCATCCTTGATATAGGCGACGAAGCGGAAAATCGAAAAGCCGCACAACCAGGCAACGATGCCAAGCACGACAACAACGAACAGGATAGCCGTCAGGTAAAAGGTGCCGATCAGCATCAGCAGCGATCCCAGCGCCGCCGCGCCAAACTTGCCGAGCGTATAGGCCATGGCCGCGCCGGCGCCGATCGGCGCCAGCTTCATGATTTGGGTGATGATATCGAAGATGATCTGGCTTCCCTGGTCGATCAGGTTGCGGATTTCCTGCACCGGCGGACCGATACGCTGGAGGGCCAAGCCGGTCAGGATAGCCACCAGCAGCACCTGCAGGATATTGCCCTCGGCAAAGCCGCTCAGGAAGGTATCCGGGATCAGGTGCAGGAAGAAATCGACCAGGGTTTCGTGGGTTTCCGGCGCGACGTATTTCGCCACGGCGGCGGCATTGCCGGCGGCGTGCATACCGGCGCCCGGCTTGATGACATTGGCGACGATCAGGCCGAGTATCAGCGCGAAAGTCGAGATCACCTCGAAATAGACCATGGCCTTGACGCCGACCCGACCGACCTGCTTGGCTTCAGCCACCTGGCCGATGCCGGAGACAACCGTGCAGAAGATCAGTACGGCAATGGTCATCTTGATCAGCTTGACGAAACCGTCGCCCAGCGCCTTCACCCAAGGCTGCGCCGCCACCTCCGGCCAGATCAGGCCGATGGCCGCGCCAAGCATCACGCCGAACAGCACTTGCACATAGAGATGACGGTAGAAGGGTTTCTTATTCTCTGGCATGGCCGCCCCGTTTATCATTGGCGCACACTGTATAAGCGGTTAGGCTTCGTCACAATGGTTCAAATGCGCCCGCTCACCGCTGCCGAGATCAACGCCCTGCCGACAGGGTTGCTGGCTGCCGTGCCTTTTGCGGAGGTGCGGTTGGTCAGTGCCCACCACTGGGTATCCTGGCTGGCGCAGTTTATCGGGCGCGGCCCGCAAATCGTGGTGCGCGGCCGCCGGATTTTCTGGCCTCACCTGCCTGCGGATATGAGCGGCAGTTCGGCCGCCATGAGCCTGCTGGCGCATGAACTCGTCCATGTCTGGCAATATGAAAGCGGCATGACTCTTATGCGCTATGTCTGGCGCGAACGCGGGCATTATCATTACCGGATCGATGGCCGGGCCTATGTTGATTACGGTTATGAGCAGCAGGCGGCGATGATGGAGGACTGGATGCGATTACAAGTTGGACTGACACCGAGATATGGACAGGTTGACTCCACGGCACTGAAAGAGATCATACCCTTCCTATGACCGATAACACCCCTGCCCCCTGGCTTTCCGCCCTGCCCGCCCTCAAGACGGACGGCAGCAAGTACGATCGCGGACACTGTGTCGTGCTCGGCGGGCCTGTGGCCAGCACGGGTGCGGCGCGGCTGGCGGCGCGGGCAGCGCTGCGGATCGGGGCCGGGCTGGTTTCGGTGGCCTGCGATCCATCGAGCTTGATGGTCTATGCCACGGCGCTGGAAGCGGTCATGACCAAGCCGGTGAAGGACGAGGCCGCCTTTGCAGACTTGAT
This sequence is a window from Asticcacaulis sp.. Protein-coding genes within it:
- a CDS encoding superoxide dismutase family protein, with the translated sequence MIRYSLAALALLATPVLAQTSTPPAPASDTLTGKLAGPEGADMGSVTITPAPNGVILRVEAKGLTPGWHAMHFHEKGACSDEKFASAGGHVHNMTPVTHGLLNANANDAGDLPNIFANADGTATAEVYSSFVSAREGGKLPALMDSDGSAVVIHAMADDYTTQPIGGAGVRVACAALQ
- a CDS encoding hydrolase; this encodes MSLPPLDPGTTALVLIDLQKGIATPGRAPHDSTDVLARAKSLAAQFRAAGSPVFLVHVYWAKDYKDALNQAVDQPAPLPADGLPPAFYEFVDGLKQDGDIIIHKRNWGAFHGTDLELHLRRRGIQTIVLAGIASNIGVESTARDAWERNYSLVVVEDACTTNAAEAHAAAFKYIFPRIARVVKSEEVRLA
- the typA gene encoding translational GTPase TypA, translating into MNLRNIAIIAHVDHGKTTLVDALLAQSGVFRANEATVERAMDSNDQERERGITILAKCTSVLWNGKAGETRINIIDTPGHADFGGEVERILGMVDGCVILIDAEEGVMPQTKFVLGKALKLGLRPILCINKVDRPHADPDRVHNEAFDLFAAMGATDEQLDFPHIYASGKNGWATMDMNVPSDNLGPLFDLIVEHVPAPKVVENKDKPFQMLAVLIESDPFLGRVLTGRVNSGRAVPGLAIKALNRDGVEIERGRITKVLAFRGLKRQPIDEGTEAGDICAIAGLSKATVADTLCDMSLTDALPAQPIDPPTISMTVSVNDSPLAGKEGTKVQSRVIRERLLREAESNVAIRVTETDEKDAFEVAGRGELQLGVLIENMRREGFEVAISRPRVVFKNDPETGEKLEPIEDVVIDVDEEYTGVVIEKLSARKAELKDMGPSGAGKTRITLKSPSRSLIGYQGEFLTDTRGSGVLNRVFSHYEGYKGLIDQNRKGVLVSNGDGETAAFALWKLEERGTMFVGGGEKTYMGMIIGENSRTDDLDVNPMKTKQLTNIRASGTDEAIRLTPPRRPTLEQAIAYIEDDELVEVTPKSIRLRKKELNPSFRKKRVKADA
- a CDS encoding cold-shock protein — encoded protein: MANGTVKWFNPIKGFGFIQPTDGSGDVFVHISAVEKAGLRSLNEGQSIAYQIVNERGKNAAVDLSTV
- a CDS encoding response regulator, whose protein sequence is MSELSPKTNRLVLVADDNDETAFVIESMLDLLDFGVERARDGREALEMSGRSAYALILMDIEMPVMDGLMATKAIRGQEGEGLVPPVPIVGITGHSDMGTRRLCQLAGMDEVLCKPFLMEQLEEIVTAVSVKRVN
- a CDS encoding glycine zipper 2TM domain-containing protein → MTQHKKYLAPSLAVLGLMAATLATPFAAHAQYDTRSYDGYCYAKKDNAGTNGAVIGAVVGGLAGSQVSKHERGLGTVGGAVLGGVIGNQVGKSSVKCYNGAYYAYRQGQYYSPPAAPDGYQVLYFRDRPQSGYYDNVYYDAPSSRYSQSDDSGYNTVPYSDNSDYQSRPYDNNGSDRPYVDDRYNSGSQYGSRRPYNADEGWRDDQGQWHYGRPRAVGWQDDDGRWHIGQVVAYGWRDRDGGWHEESSSYSSSSYSSSGY
- the dctA gene encoding C4-dicarboxylate transporter DctA, whose translation is MPENKKPFYRHLYVQVLFGVMLGAAIGLIWPEVAAQPWVKALGDGFVKLIKMTIAVLIFCTVVSGIGQVAEAKQVGRVGVKAMVYFEVISTFALILGLIVANVIKPGAGMHAAGNAAAVAKYVAPETHETLVDFFLHLIPDTFLSGFAEGNILQVLLVAILTGLALQRIGPPVQEIRNLIDQGSQIIFDIITQIMKLAPIGAGAAMAYTLGKFGAAALGSLLMLIGTFYLTAILFVVVVLGIVAWLCGFSIFRFVAYIKDELLIVLGTSSSESALPNLMRKMEALGCSKPVVGLVIPTGYSFNLDGTNIYMTLASLFIAQALGYDLSLMQQLTLLGVAMLTSKGASGVTGAGFITLGATLAVVNPALVPGMAIVLGIDKFMSECRALTNFIGNGVACVVVSRWEGELDRAALRAGLHRNALEISAE